In the genome of Anaerolineae bacterium, one region contains:
- a CDS encoding extracellular solute-binding protein: MAAHQMSRREFLRFGGVSLAAMVLAACVPPATPQPATAPAAKEEVTPAAKEVTISFMGWGGPEEDEGVRAAIKVFQEENPTIKVTWLHTPENYSEKLLAMIAAGTPPDTAFIRNQEFMTYAHEGMLLDITEQLKGDPVIGKPGYFIEPQETERCTYKGRWYGIGSCWTASHLYLNADIFEEAGIEPPSNDPDEAWDWDHFLEVARQLTVDANGKHPGESGFDPENVEQWGIYWDTWWMHLNALIQSNEGQYIDRETGLLALDQPAATEALQRIADLVLVHHVMPQSRVFQELGMSNTQMLENRKLAMAVDGSWALAWMHKIQATLGTAVLPKLKRPATGMQAHLHSILKATRYPEESWLWIRFLATEFYQLIFLRMGLWLPSQTALMTEEGMKKWLTTRKSPTEGVHPPGYELIVTEYVPKYGHVLYQPPGYQKVESILNPAFDAIWVGDKTAEEAMKEAVPEANAIFEEARR, translated from the coding sequence ATGGCCGCTCATCAGATGTCGCGAAGGGAGTTTTTACGGTTCGGCGGTGTGTCTCTGGCGGCTATGGTGTTGGCTGCTTGCGTCCCTCCGGCTACGCCCCAACCAGCAACTGCCCCGGCAGCGAAAGAGGAAGTGACCCCCGCAGCCAAAGAGGTAACCATCAGCTTCATGGGCTGGGGAGGGCCGGAGGAGGATGAAGGCGTCCGCGCGGCCATCAAGGTGTTCCAGGAGGAGAATCCTACCATCAAGGTGACATGGCTCCATACCCCAGAGAATTACTCAGAGAAGCTATTGGCCATGATCGCCGCTGGTACTCCGCCAGACACGGCCTTCATTCGAAACCAGGAATTCATGACCTACGCTCATGAGGGAATGCTGCTCGATATCACCGAGCAGCTTAAGGGCGATCCGGTCATAGGCAAGCCAGGATATTTCATCGAACCACAAGAGACCGAGCGCTGCACCTACAAAGGACGTTGGTATGGGATTGGCTCCTGTTGGACGGCCTCCCATCTCTACCTCAACGCCGACATCTTCGAGGAAGCGGGCATCGAGCCGCCCAGCAACGATCCCGACGAGGCCTGGGATTGGGACCACTTCCTGGAGGTGGCGCGCCAACTGACCGTGGACGCCAACGGCAAGCATCCCGGGGAGAGCGGATTCGACCCCGAAAATGTGGAACAGTGGGGGATCTATTGGGATACCTGGTGGATGCATCTGAACGCGCTGATCCAGTCCAACGAGGGGCAATACATTGACCGCGAGACCGGATTGCTAGCTCTCGATCAGCCGGCAGCCACGGAAGCTCTCCAACGCATCGCCGACCTGGTGCTAGTACACCATGTGATGCCCCAGTCTCGGGTGTTCCAGGAGCTGGGGATGAGCAACACGCAGATGCTAGAGAATCGGAAGCTAGCGATGGCGGTGGACGGCTCGTGGGCGCTGGCTTGGATGCACAAGATCCAGGCGACGCTGGGAACGGCCGTGCTGCCCAAGTTAAAGCGACCCGCCACTGGGATGCAGGCGCATCTCCATTCCATCCTAAAAGCCACAAGGTATCCGGAAGAGTCCTGGCTGTGGATCCGCTTTCTCGCCACCGAGTTTTACCAGCTCATCTTCCTGCGTATGGGCCTCTGGCTGCCTAGCCAGACCGCTCTGATGACGGAAGAGGGGATGAAGAAATGGCTAACCACCCGCAAGAGCCCCACGGAAGGGGTCCATCCGCCAGGTTATGAGCTGATCGTAACCGAATATGTGCCCAAGTACGGCCATGTGTTATATCAGCCGCCTGGCTATCAAAAGGTCGAATCCATCCTCAATCCTGCGTTCGATGCCATTTGGGTTGGCGACAAGACGGCTGAGGAGGCAATGAAGGAGGCGGTGCCGGAGGCCAACGCCATCTTCGAAGAAGCGCGCCGCTAA
- a CDS encoding DNA-3-methyladenine glycosylase, whose amino-acid sequence MDRGDGHQVAQRTVLPLEFYARDTLIVARELLGQRLVRMIEGVRLSGHIVEVEAYQGEDDLASHAARGKTLRNAVMFGPPGHAYVYFTYGMHYCLNVVTEPEGTPAAVLIRAIAPIEGLEMMRQNRPGQPDEELTNGPAKLCQALRIDRTCNGVPLTEASGLFIERDQMPAIEQIATSPRIGVRGDERALTIPWRFFIRDHPYVSLKEGRRRKPTMDSW is encoded by the coding sequence ATGGATCGAGGCGATGGTCACCAGGTGGCACAGCGAACGGTTTTACCCCTGGAGTTCTACGCGCGTGATACCCTGATCGTCGCCCGAGAGCTGCTGGGGCAACGGCTGGTTCGGATGATCGAAGGGGTTCGGCTGAGCGGACACATCGTCGAGGTGGAGGCGTATCAAGGAGAAGATGATCTCGCGTCCCATGCAGCCCGAGGGAAAACCCTCCGCAACGCCGTGATGTTTGGCCCCCCTGGCCACGCCTACGTGTATTTCACTTATGGCATGCATTATTGCCTCAACGTGGTGACTGAGCCAGAAGGCACCCCGGCCGCTGTTCTGATCCGGGCCATCGCTCCCATTGAAGGTCTCGAGATGATGCGCCAAAATCGGCCTGGGCAGCCGGATGAGGAATTGACCAATGGGCCTGCCAAGCTCTGTCAGGCCTTGCGAATTGACCGCACGTGCAACGGGGTTCCGTTGACTGAGGCCAGTGGGCTGTTCATTGAAAGGGATCAAATGCCAGCGATAGAGCAGATCGCCACCTCCCCTCGCATCGGCGTTCGTGGAGATGAACGAGCTCTGACGATCCCCTGGCGCTTCTTCATCCGAGATCACCCCTACGTGAGCCTGAAAGAGGGCAGGCGACGGAAACCGACGATGGATTCGTGGTGA
- a CDS encoding response regulator: MLDTLDTPPELTQLVRSALAHLYDYAYLQNHPLAFILDVERDLDKVTRAQKVRRVLLDCIEALRPQGHGDALSDAARAYAILTYRYVDGLSMEEIEEKLALSRRQVYREHAKGVEAVASVLWDRIREKRDRAFLSALAESTAEDRLKAAQAEVARLRETVHIEPLNPREVLEGVLALLNPRIQQTGIQLHLPAQTWPPVIADRIMLRQAFLNVLSYALDAASQKALIITGTAERRGLVVEICELPTAGSVPHPPLIKRAGVGLAVAQALIEAQGGRLETVEGGKPFRARILLPTAERPTILVVDDNAGLVALFQRYLGGHDVCVVGATSGEQALLLARELQPQVITLDVMMPHQDGWEILQKLQSSPDTRHIPVIVCSVLNERELALAMGASDYLVKPISQMELLATLRRWLGVLLPAG; the protein is encoded by the coding sequence ATGCTGGATACCCTTGATACCCCGCCCGAGCTAACCCAGTTGGTGCGCAGCGCTCTGGCTCACTTGTACGACTATGCTTACCTACAAAACCACCCATTGGCTTTCATCTTAGACGTGGAGCGTGATCTCGACAAGGTGACCCGGGCGCAGAAGGTGCGGCGCGTCCTGTTGGATTGCATCGAGGCCCTCCGGCCGCAAGGGCATGGAGATGCCCTATCAGATGCCGCCCGCGCTTACGCCATCCTGACCTATCGCTACGTGGATGGCCTCTCCATGGAGGAGATCGAGGAAAAGCTGGCCCTCAGCCGGCGGCAGGTCTATCGCGAACACGCCAAGGGGGTAGAAGCCGTCGCCAGTGTGTTATGGGATCGAATCCGGGAGAAACGCGATCGTGCCTTTTTATCCGCTCTCGCTGAGAGCACAGCCGAGGATCGGCTTAAGGCAGCACAAGCAGAGGTCGCGCGCCTCCGGGAGACCGTGCATATCGAGCCGCTCAACCCGCGAGAGGTCCTGGAGGGGGTCCTCGCTCTCTTAAATCCGCGCATCCAGCAGACAGGGATTCAGCTTCATCTTCCCGCTCAGACCTGGCCCCCTGTGATTGCGGACCGGATCATGTTGCGCCAGGCATTCCTTAACGTCCTCAGCTATGCCCTCGACGCCGCCTCTCAAAAGGCTCTAATCATTACCGGCACCGCGGAGCGACGAGGGCTGGTTGTGGAGATTTGCGAGTTACCCACCGCGGGCTCTGTGCCTCATCCCCCGCTCATCAAGCGAGCCGGGGTCGGGTTAGCCGTCGCGCAGGCGTTGATTGAGGCACAGGGAGGTCGCCTGGAGACAGTGGAAGGCGGCAAACCCTTTCGCGCCCGCATCCTCTTGCCCACCGCTGAGCGTCCCACCATCCTGGTCGTGGATGACAACGCTGGGTTAGTAGCGCTGTTCCAACGCTACTTAGGGGGACATGACGTTTGCGTCGTGGGGGCTACTAGCGGCGAGCAAGCGCTGCTCCTGGCTAGGGAACTGCAGCCGCAGGTGATCACGTTGGACGTGATGATGCCTCACCAGGATGGATGGGAGATATTACAAAAGCTCCAAAGCTCCCCTGATACCCGGCATATCCCCGTCATCGTCTGCTCTGTGCTGAATGAGCGAGAACTCGCCCTCGCCATGGGCGCCAGCGATTACCTCGTCAAGCCCATCAGCCAGATGGAATTGCTGGCCACGCTGCGGCGCTGGCTGGGAGTATTGCTGCCGGCCGGGTGA
- a CDS encoding glycosyltransferase family 39 protein yields MTKAACSAKWRQGWLILILLMAAGLRCYQFGAQSLWYDETVSAYLASQDLISLTRHTAGDIHPPLYYYLLHLWTRLAGNSEFALAFPSLIFGLLLVAMAYRLGSDLADRVVGLLAAGLTAISPFHVWYSQEVRMYTLGSFLGALTLYALVRLWERPETERGMRWPCSSLRSKAWIIWVLAAAAGLYTLYYFAFLLVFENLFALSYWLWLQRRSTRSPRNSLDRDLHARLVSWLSAQVAVLVLYLPWLPIFYRQATDPPVPPWRSFTGLWPVVRDSWSALTLGQSVKPEQVWPILLGVALLYSAALLPEREKMSARMPGAVVKLLLAGYTLIPVGLIFLLSYLTPLFHVRYVFLYSSTFSIMLAWGIWRAWQCEEWRWMLGRRGAVMLAAAALVGASAFSLHEFWTNPLYASDDYRSAVRYIVQRMGPDDAVLINAGYVYTAFLYYYRGPIAWRGRLSEYPDEGIPHGRGAVIVQTGTIDGPPNLGWGSPQSDFYAISQEATRAGLERLFRHHPRVWMLRAYDTVTDPNGFIRAWLEEHGLLLEDHVVTGEANARVQGWRTHREPRFTAPNVTYPTDVAFGDHVLRLLGWEGDLEVVPAGDELAVTLYWRWEAPPGSLEADTDYSVSVRLYDGQGRPWVQQDEKLGAPLYPTSRWITGEVMEQPLRLQVPLGVPPGAYSLEVIAYHSASGAPLAVSDPARSVEGNRLRLGTVQVTRPPAWPADAWPELGRSVRFSFGSELRLVRMSASAKSALPGDTLHFRFLWQARRRPRFDYQATLALLDSDGQAVAQSTWAPASGLYPTSAWQPGEVVLDQAALTISGAVLAGRYRISLGVQSPDGRWLGRRVILDDLELQSRPANYEIPPMQHRLNARLGEAIRLLGYDLSSQRLAPGDELVLTLYWQAIGGISESFKVFNHLVSPSGEIKGQRDGYPNEGRQPTPGWLPGEVIRDTYRIAVASDAPIGRYRLLTGMYRESDLSRLPAFDEQGRPIGDAILLAEVEVGQ; encoded by the coding sequence ATGACGAAAGCTGCATGTTCAGCCAAATGGCGACAAGGGTGGCTGATCCTGATCTTGCTGATGGCAGCAGGTCTGCGCTGCTACCAGTTCGGCGCGCAAAGCCTGTGGTACGATGAGACGGTCAGCGCGTACCTGGCGAGCCAAGACCTGATCTCGCTGACCCGCCATACGGCCGGTGACATCCATCCGCCGCTGTATTATTACCTACTTCACCTCTGGACGCGCTTGGCTGGCAATTCGGAGTTCGCCCTCGCCTTTCCCTCTCTCATCTTCGGGCTCCTGCTGGTGGCGATGGCATATCGGCTGGGCAGCGATCTAGCCGATCGCGTCGTCGGCCTCCTCGCCGCCGGCCTCACAGCTATCTCCCCGTTTCACGTCTGGTACTCCCAGGAAGTGCGTATGTACACCCTCGGCTCGTTCCTAGGGGCGCTCACCCTGTATGCGCTGGTGAGGTTATGGGAGCGGCCAGAGACGGAAAGGGGGATGAGATGGCCCTGCTCCTCTCTCCGGTCTAAGGCCTGGATCATCTGGGTGCTCGCTGCGGCCGCCGGACTGTACACGCTATACTACTTCGCCTTCCTACTGGTGTTCGAAAACCTGTTCGCTCTGAGCTACTGGCTCTGGTTACAGCGCCGTTCAACGAGGAGTCCGCGAAACTCGTTGGACCGAGACCTCCACGCGCGCTTGGTGAGCTGGCTGAGCGCTCAAGTAGCTGTCCTCGTGCTCTATCTGCCCTGGCTTCCCATCTTCTATCGCCAGGCCACGGACCCGCCGGTGCCCCCTTGGCGCTCTTTCACCGGGCTGTGGCCGGTGGTGCGAGACTCATGGTCGGCGCTCACGTTGGGGCAATCGGTGAAGCCGGAGCAGGTCTGGCCGATCCTGTTAGGCGTGGCCTTGTTGTATTCGGCAGCTCTGTTGCCAGAGCGCGAGAAGATGAGCGCTCGAATGCCCGGCGCGGTGGTCAAGCTGTTGCTCGCCGGCTACACGCTCATCCCCGTAGGGCTGATCTTCCTGCTCTCCTACCTCACCCCCCTGTTCCACGTCCGCTATGTCTTCCTCTACTCATCCACCTTCTCCATCATGTTGGCGTGGGGGATATGGCGGGCTTGGCAGTGTGAGGAATGGAGATGGATGCTCGGACGTCGCGGCGCGGTGATGCTGGCTGCAGCCGCCCTCGTGGGAGCTAGCGCTTTCTCCCTGCATGAGTTCTGGACCAACCCGCTGTATGCATCGGACGACTACCGTTCGGCTGTGCGCTACATCGTCCAGCGGATGGGACCGGATGATGCGGTGCTGATCAATGCCGGCTATGTCTACACGGCGTTTCTCTATTACTATCGAGGGCCTATTGCCTGGCGTGGTCGGCTGTCCGAGTACCCAGATGAGGGGATTCCTCACGGCCGCGGGGCGGTGATCGTCCAGACTGGAACCATAGACGGGCCGCCTAACCTGGGCTGGGGAAGCCCGCAATCTGACTTCTACGCGATCTCCCAGGAGGCCACGCGGGCTGGGCTGGAGCGGCTCTTTCGCCACCATCCTCGCGTCTGGATGTTGCGCGCCTATGACACCGTGACCGATCCCAACGGCTTCATCCGGGCATGGCTGGAAGAGCATGGACTGCTCTTGGAGGATCACGTCGTCACCGGCGAGGCGAATGCCCGCGTCCAAGGATGGCGTACTCACCGGGAGCCCCGTTTCACTGCTCCGAACGTGACATATCCGACGGATGTCGCCTTTGGCGATCACGTTCTGCGGCTATTGGGCTGGGAAGGCGACCTGGAGGTTGTGCCAGCAGGGGATGAGCTGGCGGTGACGTTGTACTGGCGATGGGAAGCGCCACCGGGCTCACTCGAGGCCGACACGGACTATAGCGTATCTGTCCGCTTGTACGACGGGCAGGGACGGCCATGGGTTCAACAGGATGAGAAGCTCGGGGCGCCGCTGTATCCCACGAGCCGCTGGATCACTGGTGAGGTCATGGAACAGCCGTTACGCCTGCAGGTGCCGCTGGGCGTTCCACCAGGGGCGTATTCCCTGGAGGTGATCGCTTACCATAGCGCCAGTGGTGCTCCCCTGGCTGTATCCGATCCAGCCCGGAGTGTGGAGGGCAACCGGCTGCGGCTGGGTACCGTACAGGTGACGCGACCGCCGGCCTGGCCTGCAGATGCCTGGCCCGAGCTGGGACGATCGGTGCGTTTCTCCTTCGGGAGCGAGCTTCGGCTGGTGAGGATGTCCGCGTCGGCCAAGTCAGCGCTTCCCGGCGATACGCTTCACTTCCGCTTTCTCTGGCAGGCTCGCCGACGGCCGAGGTTTGATTACCAGGCAACCCTGGCGCTGCTGGACAGCGATGGCCAGGCCGTGGCCCAATCCACGTGGGCTCCGGCGAGCGGGCTTTACCCCACCTCAGCCTGGCAGCCTGGCGAGGTGGTGTTGGATCAGGCTGCTCTAACTATCTCTGGGGCGGTGCTGGCCGGCCGCTATCGCATCAGCTTAGGCGTGCAATCACCAGATGGGAGATGGTTGGGCCGGCGCGTGATCCTGGACGATCTAGAGCTGCAAAGCCGTCCGGCGAATTACGAGATCCCGCCCATGCAGCATCGGCTGAACGCCCGGCTGGGAGAAGCGATTCGCCTCCTAGGATACGACCTCTCGTCGCAGAGGCTAGCGCCGGGCGACGAACTCGTCCTGACCCTTTACTGGCAGGCCATCGGGGGGATCTCTGAGAGCTTCAAAGTCTTCAATCACCTGGTGAGCCCAAGCGGTGAGATCAAAGGGCAGCGCGACGGCTACCCGAACGAGGGCCGACAGCCGACGCCGGGCTGGCTGCCGGGCGAGGTGATCCGCGATACCTATCGCATTGCGGTGGCAAGCGATGCGCCGATCGGCCGTTACCGCTTGCTCACCGGCATGTATCGTGAAAGCGATCTCTCGCGGCTGCCAGCCTTCGACGAGCAGGGGCGGCCAATAGGAGACGCGATCTTGCTGGCCGAGGTCGAGGTCGGCCAGTGA
- a CDS encoding sugar ABC transporter substrate-binding protein: MAAHKISRREFLRWGGVSLTAAALAACAPPTAVPPTAATPTSAAKEEAAPAAKEVTISFMGWGGPEEDQGIRAGIEKFQQENPGIKVTWLHTPENYTEKLLANVAAGTPPDTAFIGSDIFQTFARDGMLLDITDMLKNDPVLGAPDYFIQPQEEQRCTRNGRWYGIGSCWVAPHIYYNADIFEEAGIEPPSNDPDEAWDWDYFLEVARQLTVDANGKHPGEDGFDLEKVEQWGIHWPTWWIPLHAAIQSNEGQWIDPETQLLALDRPEATEALQRIADLMLVHHVMPQSTVFQELGMSNTQMLENRKLAMAVDGSWALAWMHKIQATLGTAVLPKMKRPATDLQAHLHSILAATKEPEASWKWLRFLSSQWYQAQFCRIGLWLPSQTALMTEEGLKSWITPDVHPPGYELIVTEYVPRFGHVLYMPPGWARADAVITPALDAIWIGEKTAEEALKPAVADANAILQEEAAKG; this comes from the coding sequence ATGGCTGCTCATAAGATCTCTCGCAGGGAGTTTCTACGGTGGGGCGGTGTGTCCTTAACGGCTGCAGCATTGGCCGCCTGCGCGCCTCCAACGGCCGTCCCACCCACAGCCGCTACACCCACTTCGGCAGCCAAGGAAGAAGCAGCTCCTGCAGCCAAAGAGGTAACGATCAGCTTCATGGGCTGGGGAGGGCCGGAGGAGGATCAGGGTATCCGCGCTGGTATCGAAAAGTTCCAGCAGGAAAACCCCGGGATTAAGGTCACTTGGCTGCATACGCCGGAGAACTACACGGAGAAGCTGCTGGCCAACGTAGCTGCCGGCACTCCGCCGGACACGGCGTTCATCGGCAGCGATATATTCCAAACCTTTGCCCGGGATGGCATGCTGCTGGACATTACAGACATGCTCAAAAATGATCCTGTCTTGGGCGCACCGGATTATTTCATCCAGCCCCAAGAGGAGCAGCGGTGCACGCGTAACGGGCGGTGGTATGGCATCGGCTCGTGCTGGGTGGCACCCCATATTTACTACAACGCCGACATCTTCGAGGAGGCGGGCATCGAGCCGCCCAGCAACGATCCCGATGAGGCCTGGGATTGGGACTATTTCCTGGAGGTGGCGCGCCAGCTGACCGTAGATGCCAATGGCAAACACCCCGGAGAGGACGGCTTCGATCTCGAGAAAGTCGAGCAGTGGGGAATCCATTGGCCAACCTGGTGGATCCCATTACACGCCGCGATCCAATCTAACGAGGGCCAGTGGATTGACCCGGAGACCCAGTTGTTGGCGCTCGATCGCCCTGAGGCGACCGAGGCTCTCCAACGCATCGCCGACCTGATGCTCGTGCACCACGTGATGCCTCAGTCTACCGTCTTCCAAGAGCTGGGGATGAGCAACACGCAGATGTTGGAGAACCGAAAGCTAGCGATGGCAGTAGACGGCTCGTGGGCGCTAGCCTGGATGCACAAGATCCAGGCGACGCTGGGGACGGCCGTGCTGCCCAAGATGAAGCGGCCTGCCACAGACCTGCAGGCGCATCTCCACTCTATCCTAGCGGCGACGAAGGAGCCCGAGGCCTCCTGGAAGTGGCTACGGTTCCTTTCCAGCCAATGGTATCAAGCTCAGTTCTGTCGCATCGGCCTCTGGCTGCCCAGCCAGACCGCCCTGATGACGGAGGAGGGGTTGAAGAGTTGGATCACGCCAGATGTGCACCCGCCGGGTTACGAGCTGATCGTCACCGAATACGTGCCACGGTTTGGACATGTCCTATACATGCCACCGGGCTGGGCTAGGGCGGATGCAGTCATCACCCCTGCTCTCGACGCGATCTGGATCGGCGAAAAGACTGCTGAGGAGGCGCTAAAGCCGGCCGTGGCCGATGCCAATGCCATCTTGCAGGAAGAGGCAGCGAAAGGCTAA
- a CDS encoding DUF3307 domain-containing protein, whose protein sequence is MVTLRLILAHMIGDYVLQTGEIARNKAEGWRGLLLHVTIVTLVSGVLVMGMFPYWWAWVIVLGVLHLLIDQYRTFRVRNLKPQLYLPYLIFDQVVHLATILTVAYAGARETPADLWRVLRQPLDLTVSWPIPVIMAIFLIWTAAVLEMEAVRAFSQRCKIPPPHSILLPDRLFGAAERLVAVALLLSPLPAFYLIAFLPRLLWHLRYRSGQGNFWNCGVRTTVSMLAATGVGLFFLWLR, encoded by the coding sequence ATGGTTACGCTGCGCTTGATTCTGGCCCATATGATCGGAGATTACGTCTTACAAACCGGTGAGATCGCTCGCAATAAAGCAGAAGGTTGGCGGGGGCTTCTCTTACACGTCACGATCGTCACCCTCGTGAGCGGGGTTTTGGTGATGGGGATGTTCCCTTACTGGTGGGCCTGGGTGATCGTCCTTGGCGTCCTTCACCTCCTGATAGATCAATATCGGACTTTCCGCGTCAGAAATCTCAAGCCGCAGCTATATCTGCCCTATCTGATCTTCGATCAAGTGGTACATCTCGCCACCATCCTCACGGTCGCCTATGCGGGCGCTAGGGAGACTCCTGCTGACCTCTGGCGGGTCCTGCGTCAACCATTAGACCTCACCGTATCCTGGCCTATCCCGGTCATCATGGCGATCTTTCTGATCTGGACAGCTGCTGTGCTGGAGATGGAGGCTGTCCGAGCGTTCAGTCAGAGGTGTAAGATCCCACCGCCGCACAGCATCCTGCTCCCGGACCGCCTTTTTGGGGCTGCTGAGCGCTTGGTTGCTGTGGCCCTCTTGCTTTCCCCCCTCCCAGCTTTCTACTTGATCGCTTTTCTCCCGCGTTTGCTCTGGCACCTGCGATATAGATCAGGTCAAGGCAACTTCTGGAACTGCGGCGTTCGCACAACAGTCTCCATGCTCGCAGCCACTGGCGTCGGCCTATTTTTCCTTTGGCTGCGCTGA
- a CDS encoding ATP-binding protein translates to MSASFAPNVNPSEAAQVLDDLTRDSLRVLLPVTAALAWAWAGFVVLFSESQVLFAYAALALTIGTGLASYRLHQWRPTLAAGAYLLGLVGVVAVITLCFEDRSTYYLYMPVVLIAAMLTNPKVTWGTALFSAAMILVVDGRRGPWSWEVAPPMAMITLTALTSWLSTRRLFTALAWMFSMTREAQRKTEEARQHRAELQRVLKTLDEAYVRLERANEALIFAREAAEKAYRFKAEFVANVSHELRTPLNLIVGFSEMMATAPESYGGVPLPREYRGDVMAIYRSARHLSDLINDVLDLSRIEAGRLPLAKEPTDLAEVVREATEMVRGLAEARGLRLELELPESLPLLRFDRTRIRQVLLNLLTNATRFTDRGWIRVRARLERKEVLITVEDSGRGIPPDRLSKAFEAFSQLDEEHIQEGSGLGLAVSKKFVELHGGRMWIESELGRGTTVGFSLPIPQEGPEVPVSSLKVLPWPRAPHEQPVVLVFHDDPRSIPLLRRHVDGYEFILVDTIELARQAIEELAPVAVVMDTVWAERWRSSPSLSVPPHVPLIICPLPSMRRLGLLLGAVDYLPKPVTREELWSALSRLTHPVRTVLIVDDDPHVVRLLARMLKAGDPSLRVLEAFGGEEGLAVARAQRPDVILLDLLMPQMNGYAFLEELSRNPEMARTSVIIVSVRGIEQETAPMVGELRLEKGIGLSLTEVLQALQAMLSAVTRPAAILPASAAAWPAIPSG, encoded by the coding sequence ATGTCTGCGAGTTTTGCTCCAAACGTGAATCCTTCAGAGGCCGCACAGGTGCTAGATGATCTGACCCGGGATTCCCTACGGGTCCTGCTGCCAGTGACAGCAGCTCTGGCATGGGCGTGGGCGGGGTTCGTAGTCCTTTTTTCCGAAAGTCAAGTCCTCTTCGCGTATGCCGCGCTGGCTTTGACCATCGGCACAGGGTTGGCCAGCTATCGCCTGCACCAGTGGCGTCCTACGCTGGCGGCAGGGGCATATCTGCTGGGGCTGGTGGGAGTGGTCGCGGTGATTACCCTCTGCTTTGAGGATCGTTCGACCTACTACCTGTACATGCCCGTGGTGCTCATCGCGGCTATGTTGACGAACCCCAAGGTCACCTGGGGCACAGCATTGTTCAGCGCGGCGATGATCCTAGTCGTGGATGGGCGGCGCGGTCCCTGGTCCTGGGAGGTAGCTCCGCCCATGGCGATGATCACGTTGACGGCCCTCACCTCTTGGCTGAGCACGCGCCGGCTCTTCACCGCCTTAGCGTGGATGTTCAGCATGACGCGAGAGGCCCAGAGGAAGACAGAGGAAGCGCGTCAACACCGGGCGGAGCTCCAGCGGGTCTTGAAGACCCTGGACGAGGCGTACGTGCGCCTGGAACGCGCCAACGAGGCCCTGATCTTTGCGCGAGAGGCTGCCGAAAAGGCATACCGCTTCAAAGCCGAGTTCGTGGCTAACGTCAGCCATGAATTACGCACGCCACTCAACCTGATCGTGGGCTTCAGCGAGATGATGGCCACTGCCCCTGAAAGCTACGGCGGCGTGCCATTGCCTAGGGAATACCGCGGCGACGTGATGGCGATCTACCGCAGCGCCCGCCATCTCTCCGATCTGATCAACGATGTGTTGGACCTCTCCCGGATCGAGGCAGGGCGTTTACCACTGGCTAAGGAGCCGACGGATCTGGCCGAGGTGGTGCGGGAGGCCACAGAGATGGTGCGCGGCCTGGCCGAGGCGAGAGGGCTTCGGCTCGAGTTGGAGCTGCCAGAATCGTTGCCGCTGCTGCGCTTCGACCGCACGCGCATTCGCCAGGTGCTTCTGAATCTGTTGACGAACGCCACGCGCTTCACCGACCGGGGCTGGATTCGCGTCCGGGCACGCCTCGAGCGGAAAGAGGTGCTCATCACTGTAGAGGATAGCGGACGGGGCATCCCCCCAGATCGCCTATCGAAGGCGTTCGAAGCCTTTAGCCAACTGGATGAGGAACATATCCAGGAGGGGAGTGGACTAGGGCTGGCCGTGAGCAAAAAGTTCGTTGAGCTACACGGCGGGCGGATGTGGATCGAAAGCGAGCTAGGACGGGGGACGACAGTAGGCTTCTCCTTGCCCATCCCCCAAGAGGGGCCAGAGGTGCCGGTCTCTTCGTTGAAGGTGCTCCCCTGGCCGCGCGCGCCTCATGAGCAGCCAGTGGTATTGGTGTTTCACGATGATCCTCGCTCGATTCCGCTACTTCGGCGCCACGTGGACGGGTACGAGTTCATATTGGTGGACACGATAGAGCTGGCTCGCCAGGCGATCGAGGAGCTGGCACCGGTGGCGGTGGTCATGGATACGGTATGGGCTGAACGCTGGAGAAGCTCACCATCGCTGAGCGTGCCACCGCATGTGCCGTTGATCATCTGTCCGCTGCCGAGCATGCGCCGCCTGGGGCTGCTGCTAGGGGCTGTAGACTACCTGCCCAAGCCCGTCACTCGCGAGGAACTGTGGAGCGCGCTCTCCCGCCTGACCCATCCAGTGCGGACAGTGCTGATTGTGGATGACGACCCGCACGTCGTCCGCCTGTTGGCGCGCATGCTTAAGGCAGGAGACCCCTCGCTGCGGGTGCTGGAAGCGTTTGGCGGCGAAGAGGGATTGGCTGTCGCGCGCGCCCAGCGGCCTGATGTGATCTTGCTCGACCTGCTCATGCCTCAGATGAACGGGTACGCCTTCTTGGAAGAGCTAAGCCGCAATCCGGAGATGGCGCGCACATCGGTTATCATTGTGTCGGTGCGGGGGATAGAGCAGGAGACAGCGCCAATGGTGGGCGAGTTGCGGCTGGAGAAGGGGATCGGCCTTTCGCTGACAGAGGTGCTGCAGGCGCTACAGGCGATGCTCTCCGCGGTCACCCGGCCGGCAGCAATACTCCCAGCCAGCGCCGCAGCGTGGCCAGCAATTCCATCTGGCTGA